The DNA region TCACCATCCAGATCTCCATAGTTACCAACCTCGGTTGGCATATAGAAGGAGTCGTCCTGGGTGGTCTTGGCGTAGGCGATACGGAAATCACCCCGTGTAGTAGTGGTGAAGTTGTAGCCGCCGTTTACGTAGCCCTGCCAGGAAGTGCTATCCAGAGGCAGAGCGTTTACGTAGTCGTCAACATTGGGTGGCCCAAATCCTGGCAGGTCATAAGGAACCCCCCCATCCATCAGGTAAACAGCCTTCTTCTTGTTATCGAAGTGCAGCATGTAAGCACCCGCCTGTACCTGGAGCTTTTCGCCGGTGAACATTACAGAGGCATCAAATTCCTGGGTGTTGGCATCAACCGGCTCGGTAAAAAACACCGGGGGAGCAGCAAAGTAGCCGGCCCCCATGGGGCGAGCACCTTTCTTCTTCTCGCTGCGGAATTTGGCGTTTACTGACCAGTTTTCGTCGATCCACTTGGTAGCACCAAAGCGGATATTATCGCGAGTCACCTTGTAGTCTTTATCCCGTAGACCGGTGCCGGAAACATCTTGGGTTTCCTTGGTGGAACCTTTGAGCGTCGTATTGTAGTTATACGGGTAGTTACGGCGCATCGTATCGACACCAATGGAGTACTTCCAATCCCCTTGGCGGTTATGCTCGAAACTCAGGCTTCCGGTATTGGCCCTTAAGCGCATCCAGGTGCCGGTGTCGTCGTCACGGTGGTTGATATCGGCGCCAAACAGGGGGTAGAAGCCCTTGTCGTCGGCGCGGCTGTACTGGCTGAAGTAGTAGTTATCATCGCTGACCCAGCCGGCACCGAGCGAGAAGCTGCTGTCGGGCTCGGTGTAGGGCTTGAGCTCTTCCTCTTCGGCCCAGGCCATTCCGCTGATGGCCACGCCAACAGCGGCGCACAGCGGAAGAAGCTTAAATCCATTATAAGTGTTCATGATTCTTCTCCCTGTTATTGCCTGAAGGTGCGAGATTTGCTGCTATCAATCGGGCTGTTTCCACCATGAATGGCGGTGTGACAGTTAACACAGCCTCTAGCCGCGGTATACACATCATCCTGGGCTGGTGCATGGCCACGGTGGGTGCTTTCACCGCCGTGACATTCCTGGCACAGGTATGGAGCCCGCACGGTTAGCATGTTGGGGATGTTTGAGCCGTGGGGGTTGTGGCAAAGGGCACAGTTTTCCTGCACAGGCTCGTGGTTCCAGATAAAGGGACCGCGCTTCTCGGCGTGACACTGGTAGCAGGTATCGGTCACGGTATCCTTGACCAGCTGCTTGGGTCCGGTGCCGCCGTGGGTGTTGTGGCAGCTGGAGCAGGTGACGAGCCCCTCTTCGATCGGGTGACGAGAGAACTTGGTGTAGGCCATGCGCTGCTCCTTGTGGCAGCTGAAGCAGACCTCCGCCTGGGTGGTTTTCTCGCGCACCTTGTCGTGCTGGGCGTGGACCTGGTGGCAGGAGCTACAGGCTACGTCGTTGGCCTTGTGGGTACTGCTGGCCCAGTGGATGCGGTTGCCGCCGGAGTGGCAGCTTTCGCAGGAGGCGCTTTGCTCAGCCGCCGTGCTCTTCGAGTTTTTACCGAACATTACATCCGGTAGTGGGCGGTCGGGCTGGTCGTCAGCGCCGCCGAGGTGGTCCTTGCTCTCTCCGTGGCAGTTGGTACAGCTTGGGGTGCGGCCGTCGGCCATGGTGCCGTGCTTGGTCTTGCCGATCGACAGCACCGGGTAGAGCTCATATTCATCGTGACAGCGGGTACACTGGGCATCGCCCGTCAGTACCAGGTCACCCCTTTCATCTTCCGCGGCGACCGCAGGCTGAACCGCTGCCATTGCTGACACCAGCACCGCCCCCAGGCCAAGCCCCTTCAGAACCCGAAGTGGTATGTACCTATCCATAGTTTTCTCCCTCTATTTATCAAGCAAAAACATTCGAAACCTTTTTGGTGGGTTTCTGAACGTTCGAATCACGGTCCGTCAGGTTACCGTTCCTTAGTGAAGCCTTGGGCTCCCGACCCTGGGCTTCAAACCCTGTGCTCTTTTTGTCCCCTGTAGGTCGGCCTTTAGGCCGACATTTACCGGGGTCATTGTGTGTCGTTGTTTGTCGGGCTAAAGCCCGACCTACAATCTGTCTCTTTTTAATCCCACTATTTTAGTGGGTTTTATCGTTTCCAATAACGCAAAAGGCGCGGGGTAAGCCGCGCCGATTGTTTAAAGATCCTCCGGGCTTAACTCGCCGTCGGGTTCAAAGTGAGCTATTGCAAAGTGGCAGTCGATACAGGTTTTGCCCTCTGCAAAGCCGCGTTTATGCCTATCCTGAGCCTCTTCCGTCTGCCGTTCCGGGTCCATCGCATTGACATCGTGGCAGTAGCGGCACTCGGCCGAGTCGTTGGCCTTCAAGCGGCGCCACTCGTTAAGGGCCAGCTCGTAGCGGTGCTCTTCAAACTTCTCCGGCGTGTCGATCTTGCCGGTCATTTTGTAGTAGAGCTCCTTGGTCGCTTTAATCTTGCGGATCATCTTGGGGATGAATTCGTGGGGCACATGGCAGTCGGCACAGATGGCCCGCTTGCCGGTGCGGTTGCGATCGTGGATGGTGTCCTGGTACTCGGCGTAAACGGTATCACGCATCTCGTGGCACGAGATGCAGAAGGCTTCTGTGTTGGTGTAACTGATAACGGCCTGGGAACCGATGGTAACGCCAGCACCAATCACAAACGCAGCGATGATCGGCAGGGTGCACCACTTTTTAACGAAGGCGAGCAGGTTTTTCCACATAGCCTTGTACCTCTTGCTTGAAGGAGCCCGGATGGCCGGGCTCCATGAATTGCCTTACTTCAAATCAAACAGATCAGTAGTGGGGCTATTAACGGGTCAGAATCCAGGTCAATACCTCATCCAGGTCGGCACCTTCAAGCTCCAGCTTTTTGTGGGTTTCCTTCTTGCCGTTGACTTCGATTTCGGGGCTGGAAGAGGCGTGCTCCTTGAGCTTGGCCATTGCCTCGGAGTCATCCTTGTACTTTGCGGCGATCTCCTTCAGGGAGGGACCATCCTTTTTGCGGGACACCGCGTGGCACTTGAGGCAGCCCTGCTTTTGAAGTTCGCGTTGAGCGTTAATGGCGTGGGCCTCAATAGAGGTGAGGGCCAGCAAGGCAGCGATGGAGGTAGCGGCTATAGCAGAAACTTTCATTTTGACTCCTTGGGGTGTCTGGGGAAAACAGTTACCACAAACAATATCAAGCTAATGTCCATATCACGATAAGTAGTTGCCGATAATTTTAGGCGGCAATCCGTACACAAGGTAGACCTTAAGGTACGCTTGTTCAAGCGATCTGAAAATCTGTGATGCTGTCGCTCATTTCAAGACGAGAAGATATCGTGTTCTTGCTATTTAGGCGATCTGATTTTGACAGTTGATAGCTAATCGCTCGTAAAAATAACTATTTCTCCTACATAAGTGAATAAGCGAACTTGAGGGTTGTTCACAGGTGTGCTCTCTCCGGCAGTATCTTTTGATCTGGGTCAGTTTTCAGGGGTGGGTGTTGGCACGCCGATGATTGTATTGAGTGGCTTTGGCTTGGGTTGACCCGTGCCCCATAGCCTTGGGATCGGCTATTTCGAGGGCGGGTTGTTAGGTTGGTAGGGTGCCCGCCAGAGGGTCCAGGATGCCCCTCTCGGCCGACCGGGTTGCGGGTTAATCAAGAAATCGGGTGTTTTCGTCCAGCGGAGCGCGATCGGTTCGGGTTTTGTTGGCGGGATGTTCGCTGTCTTCGTAGCCGAAAGAGATGCCCAGTAGCAGCCCCACCTCCGGGTCGATCCCCAGCTCCCGACGCACCAGCTCGGGGTAGTAAGCCAGTGCGCCCTGTGGGCAGCTGGCTATGCCCTGCTCGGTCATCAGCAACATCAGGGTTTGCGCGTAGATGCCGATGTCGACCGCATTGACCGTGTGGTAGCTGCGGGGCATACCAATAAAAGCAACATGGGGGGCGCCAAAGAAGCGGTAGTTGTCCAGCAGCGCCTGCATCCGGCCCGCCTTGTCCTCTCTGGCGATACCCAGGTTGCGATAAAGCGCCTGGGCGCAGGCCACCTGGCGCTCGCGGAAGACCCCCTCATAACTGGCCATAAACCCAAAGTCCGGCTGCGGTGGGTGGCCGCTACAGACGTGGGCGTAAAGCTGCTCGGCCAGCTGTCGGCAGCGCTGTCCGCTGACCACATAGGTGTGCCAGGGCTGGGTATTGCAATTGGAGGGGGATTGCCTGGCCTGGTCGAATAGTTGTCGCAACAGCTGCGGCTCGATCAGGCGCTCGGTAAAGCCCCTCACGGTGCGCCTGGATTGGATAAGGTCGTATAGCGGCATAGTTGGTTACACGCATTGGAATGGCTTTTAGCCTATTACAGGGTGACGGGACGGCTCAATCGCTATTCGGCGAAGGGCGTTTTTTTGTTGCTTATGGCAAGGGGAGTTGACTGTTTTGGCCAATAGGCCGCTCTGTCGGGGGGTGGCTTGTGCCTGACAGGGGGAGTCGTTAAGGTGGATCAGGCGTTGGTTGGAGCACCCAGCCGATGCAGTGGTCAGCAGGTAAGGAATAACGACTCAATATTTGACGATGAGGTAAAAGGCAACATGAGTGTGGCTCTGTACTGTTTGGTGGCGGCAGCGCTGCTGATTATCGTTAGCAAGGTTCCGGTGGCGTTGGCAATGCATCAGCTACAGGGGTATGACAACCTCGAGCCGAGGCGGCAGCAGGCTCGACTGGAAGGCTGGGGTTTCAGGGCGCTGTCGGCGCACCAAAACAGCATTGAAGCCTTCCCCCTGTTCGCGGCGGGGGTGTTGGTTGCGGTGCAGGCCGGCGCCAGCCCGGGGGCGGTGGATGCTCTGGCGGTCACTTTTGTTGTGGCCCGCCTGATCTACAACGCCCTCTATCTGTTAAACCTGGGCACCCTGCGTTCATTGAGCTGGGGGGTTGGCCTGGGGTGCAGCCTGGCTCTGATGTTAAGCCCGCTCTGGGGGCTTTAGCGCCGAGGGTGGTGGCGGCCGCCTGTACTCTAGAGACCTGAAAAATAGGCGGCCAGGTTAGCGATATCCTCTGCGGAAAGCTTGGCCGCCTGCGCCTGCATAATGGCGGCCTGGCCCCCGGAGCGTGCCCCGCTTTTATAGGCGTTAAGGGCATAGACGATGTAGTCGTAGTTCTGCCCCGCCAGATTGGGGTAGGTGGCGATGGTGGCTTTGCCGTTGGCGCCGTGGCAGGCCGCACAAATGGCTGATTTTGCCTTTCCGGCCGCCGCATCCCCCTGGGCGCTCGCGAGCTCGGGGAGCAGCAGTAGGGTGGCTGCGAAGATCAGGGTGCATCTCATGGGTATCTCCTTTCGACGGGTCTAGGGAAAGGGGCACCGTCGGGTGCGAGAGATTGTAGGGCAAGGGGCGCTCACCTCAAAGCGGCTTGATGTAACGCATTGAAGCGGCCGTTCAATGGGTTATGATGCCCGCTTAACCGGTCGAACCGTTCACCATTAGGGAGTGATGCAGTGTCTTTTTCCGATTCTCAGCGCCAATACCCATTAACCCGCCCTCGTCGCATGCGGTTTGACGAGTTTTCCCGTCGCCTGATGCGGGAAAACCGGCTCAGCTGCGACGACCTGATCTACCCGGTCTTTGTGCTGGAGGGAGAGAACCAGCGGGAGGCGGTGCCCTCCATGCCGGGGGTGGAGCGCCTGAGTATCGATCTGCTGCTCAAACAGTCCGACGAGATGGTCGCATTGGGGATTCCCGCCGTTGCCCTGTTCCCGGTAACCCCTTTGTCCGCCAAAAGCCTGGACGCGAAGGAGGCCTTTAATCCGGATGGGCTGGCGCAGCGTGCGGTCAAGGCACTCAAGGATCGTCACCCTGAGCTGGGGGTGATGACCGATGTGGCACTGGATCCGTTCACGACCCACGGGCAGGACGGCATCATCGACGCCAGCGGTTATGTGCTTAACCAGGAAACGATCGATGTGCTGATCCGCCAGGCGCTCTCCCATGCCGAGGCGGGGGCCGATATTGTCGCTCCTTCGGACATGATGGATGGGCGGGTCGGCGCCATTCGCCAGCTGCTGGAGGCGGAGGGGCATACCAACACCCGTATCATGGCCTACTCGGCTAAATACGCCTCCGCCTATTATGGCCCCTTCCGCGACGCAGTCGGCTCGGCCGGAAACCTGGGCAAGGGCAACAAGTACAGTTACCAGATGGATCCGGCCAACAGCGATGAGGCTCTGCATGAGGTGGCCCTGGACCTGGCCGAGGGGGCCGATATGGTGATGGTCAAGCCGGGCATGCCCTACCTGGACATTGTGCGCCGGGTCAAGGATGAGCTAAAAGTGCCCACCTTTGTCTATCAGGTGAGTGGTGAGTACGCCATGCACAAAGCCGCCTTCGCCAACGGCTGGCTGGACGAAAACAGCGTTATGCTGGAGTCCCTGCTGGCCTTCAAGCGGGCGGGTGCCGATGGCATTTTGACCTACTTCGCGATGGATGCAGCCCGCTTGCTGCAAAACCGCTAGCCCAATATTCGGGTAAAGCAGGCGCTTTACCCTCAACCCTATCAGGGAGAGAGCCATGAACCCGCAGGCTAAAGCCGATAGTACCCTCGAAGTCGAGGGCACGAAGTTGACAGCAGACACTGAGGCGCTTGAGGTCCAGGAGGAGGCGAGCCCGCCGGTGGTCGAAAAGTTGACGGACTACAGCAACTCCGATTACTACATCAACCGCGAGCTGAGTAACCTCCAGTTTAACCTGCGGGTACTGGAGCAGGCGGCAAACGAAGAGCATCCGCTCCTGGAGCGGCTACGCTACCTGTTGATCTTCAGTAGCAACATGGATGAGTTTTTTGAGATCCGGGTGGCCGGGCTCAAGCAGCAGATCGACTTTTCCCGCGAGCAGGTGGGACTCGACGGCATGCAGCCCCAGCAGGTGCTGAACGAAATCAGTCGCATCACCCATGAGAGTGTGGCGCGCCAGTACGAGATGCTGCAAGAGCAACTGCTGCCTGCCCTGCAGGAGCAAAATATACGCATCCTGCGCCGCAGCGAGTGGAGTGAGGAGCAGGTGCAGTGGGTGAGCGATTACTTCTACTCCGAGGTGATGCCCGTGATCAGCCCCATCGGGCTGGACCCGGCGCACCCCTTTCCCCGATTGGCCAATAAAAACCTCAACTTTATTGTCTCGCTGGAGGGTAAGGATGCGTTCGGGCGGGAAACCGGTATGGCGATTATCCCGGCCCCCCGCTCGCTGCCGCGCGTGATCCGCTTTCCGCCCGAGCTCAGTGGCGAGGGAATCTGCTTCACGCTGTTGTCGGCAATGATTCACCAGCACGCCGAAGACCTGTTTCCCGGCATGACCATCAAGGGCTGTTACCAGTTCCGTCTCACCCGTAACAGCGACCTGATTCTCGATGACGAGGTTGAGGATCTGGCGACGGCGCTGCAGGGGGAGCTGCAATCACGGCGCTGGGGCAAGGCGGTGAGACTGGAAGTGGCCGACAATTGCACCCCGGAGCTGGCCAACTTCCTGCTCAAGGAGTTTGGGTTGACCCAGGATGAGCTCTATGAGGTCAACGGCCCGGTTAATCTGGCGCGCCTGATGGACCTGTGTAACCTGCCTAACCTCCCTGAGTTGCAGTACCAGCCCTTTACGCCGAGTTTTCCCAAGGGGCTGATGCCCAAGGAAAACCTGTTCGACGCCATCACCAGTAACGATATCCTGCTGCTGCACCCCTTCCAGTCCTTTACACCGGTGGTGGACCTGCTGCGCCAGTCGGCGAAGGACCCCCATGTGCTGGCCATCAAACAGACCCTCTATCGCACCGGAGCCCAGTCGGAGATTGTCGACGCGCTGGTGGATGCGGCCCGCAACGGCAAGGAGGTGATCGTTGTCATCGAACTGCGTGCCCGCTTCGATGAGGAGGAGAACCTGACCCTGGCGAGACGGCTACAGGAGGCGGGTGCCATCGTGGTGTACGGCGTAGTGGGGTACAAAACCCACGCCAAGCTGATGATGGTGGTGCGGCGTGAAGATGGAAAGATCGTTCGCTATGCGCACCTGGGTACCGGTAACTACCACGCCGGAAACGCGCGCCTTTACACCGACTACAGCCTGCTGACACGGGACAAGGACCTGACCAACGATGTGTCCAAGATCTTCCAGCAGTTGACAGGCATGGGTAAAGCGGTGCGGGTGAAGAAACTGCTGCACGCCCCCTTTACCCTGAAAAAGGGGTTGCTCGACCATATCCAGCAGGAGATCCAGCACGTGGAGGCCGGCGGCAAGGGGCACATTATCGTCAAATGCAATTCCCTGACCGAGGCCAAGGTGATCAAAGAGCTCTACAAGGCGTCTCAGGCCGGGGTCAAGATCGATCTCATTATTCGCGGCATCTGTTGCCTGCGCCCTGGTGTGCCCGGGCTGTCCGACAACATTCGAGTGCGCTCCATTGTCGGTCGCTTCCTTGAGCATTCGCGGACTTTCTACTTCGCCAATAACGGCGAGCCCAGGGTATACGCCTCCAGCGCCGACTGGATGGTGCGCAATCTGGATCACCGGATCGAGACCTGCTATCCGATTGAACACCCGAAACTGGCCCAGCGGGTGAAAAAGGAGTTGGATGCCTATCTACAGGACAACTGCATGAGCTGGCAGCTGCAAAGTGACGGCAGTTATCGCCAGAACCAGCCGCGCGCCAACCAGCCGCGCCGGGACGCCCAGATGCAGCTGTTGATAAAGTTGACCTGAAGCAGGGCTCTCCGTAGCACCCGCTGATGGGTCACTGGGGGGCTATGGGTCCAGCCATCCCCCCAGCTGCTTGACGGCGGTGTCGGCCAGCAGCTGGATATGGGCGCTGCTGGCGTTAAGGGCCGGTATGTACTGGTAATCGCTACCGCCCGCCTCCTCAAACAGCTCCTTATTGGTGATCGCCACCTCCTCCAGGGTTTCCAGGCAGTCGGCGCTGAAACCGGGGCAGATCACATCGACACCGCTGCGCCCCTCTTTAGCCCACTCGATGAGGGTTTCATCGGTGTAGGGCTGGAGCCAGGGAGCGATCCCCACCCGTGATTGGTAGCACAGGGTCCACTCCTGCTCGGACAGCCCCAGCTGCCGGACCACCGCCTCCACGGTGGCTTCACACTGTCGGGGGTAGGGATCCCCCTTTTCTACGTAGCTGAGCGGCAAACCGTGGAAAGAGAACATCAGGTGTCCCTGCCGGCCCTGCTGCTGCCAGTGCTCCCTTACCGAGTTAGCCAGGGCCTCGATGTAGGCAGGCTGTTCGTGGTACTGGCGAATGAATCGCAGCTCGGGAATGTTGCGACGCCCAGCCAGGGCGCGTGCAATGGCGTCGAAGCAGGCGGCGGTCGTGGTTGCGCTGTACTGGGGGAAGAGGGGCAGCACCAGCACCCGCTCAACACCCGCCTGCTCAAGGCGCTCAAACGCAGCGGTGATGGAGGGGTTGCCGTAGGTCATGGCCAACTCTACCTGCACCTGGCCATCGCCCAGCCGGCGGTTGAGTTCGCTCTGAAGCGCGTGCTGCTGTTGCAGGCTGATGGTCCGGATAGGTGAACCTTGCTCAGTCCAGATGTTGCCGTAGGCGTGCATCAGCTTGCGAGGCCGGAAGGGCAAAATCACGCCATTGAGCACGAACCACCAGACCAGGCGCGGCGCTTCGATCACGCGGCGGTCGGACAGGAACTCACGCAGATAACGTCGCAGTGCGGCAGGGGACAGCTCATCGGGCGATCCGAGGTTTAGCAGTAGCAGGGCGGTCTTGGGCGCGGGGGTGCTCATCGGGCTCCTTTAAAGTCGGCTGGACTCTCTGTTGATCTTTGGATGCCATGGGCTGGCAGATCTAGTGTATCGCGCTGCTGGCCGACGCGCACCCACTGGTGTGATTCGGGTACGTTGCAATGAAACAATTACCCCGATACCCCTTTCTCATCCTTGGGGCGACACACTATGATGGTGACAGCGCAGTTTCTGGACAGGGTGGTTAATCAATGAGTCGATCGAAGTGGGGGGTGTTGGTACTACTGGGGGTGGCTTTGGCGCTGTTTTTTGCGTTGGACCTGCGCCAATACCTGACGCTGGATCTCTTTGCCGATCTGTATCGGGAAAATCCGGGCACCACGAGGCTGCTCTACTTTCTGGTGTATGTTGCGGTGACCGCCTTTTCTCTCCCGGGAGCCGCCGTGATGACCATCGTAGGTGGGGCGGTATTCGGGTTGTGGGAGGGGGTGGTACTGGTTTCGTTTGCCAGCACCATTGGCGCGACCCTGGCCTTCCTGATCTCCCGTACGCTGCTGAGAGACTGGGTTCAGCAGCGCTTTGGCACTTATCTGGAGAGCATCAATCAGGGCATAAAACGTGAGGGTTCATTTTATCTTTTTACCCTGCGGCTGATCCCGGCGGTGCCCTTCTTTGTGATTAACCTGGTGATGGGCCTAACCCCCATGAAGGTCTGGCGCTTCTTCTGGGTCAGCCAGCTGGGGATGCTGGCGGGCACCCTGGTTTATGTCAACGCCGGAGCGCAGTTGGGGCAGGTCGAGGAGCTCAGTGTGCAGGGGGTGATGACCCCTGGCCTGCTCGCCTCCTTTTTGGTGCTGGCTTTTTTTCCCTGGATGGCTCGCGCCCTGTTGGGCAGGGTCCGGCAGCGGGCCCTCTACAGGAGTTACCCAAGGCCGGAGCGCTTCGATACGAACCTGGTGGTGATCGGTGCCGGCTCGGCGGGGCTGGTCTCCTCTTACATTGCTGCGGCAGTGAAGGCGCGGGTGTCTCTGGTGGAAAAGGAGCGCATGGGGGGTGACTGCCTCAACACCGGTTGTGTACCCAGCAAAGCGCTGATTCGCAGTGCGCGTATAAAGCACTACGCAGACAATGCCGCCCACTACGGACTCAAGGTGAACTCGGTGGCGGTGGACTTTCCCGCCGTGATGGAGCGGGTGCAGCGAGTCATTAGCAAGATCGAGCCGCACGACTCGATCGAGCGATACAGCGCGCTGGGGGTCGACTGTGTGAGCGGTCAGGCGACCATCAAGAGCCCCTGGCAGGTAGAGGTCAATGGCACCACCATCAACACCCGTAACATTGTGATCGCGACCGGAGCCCGCCCCTTTGTGCCGCCGATTCCAGGGCTTGATACCGTGGGGTATCTCACCTCCGATACGATCTGGGGGCTGCGGGAGCAGCCCGGTCGTTTGCTGGTGATCGGAGGGGGGCCTATTGGTTGCGAGCTGGCCCAGGCTTTCTCCCGTTTGGGGAGCTGCGTGATTCAGCTGGATATGGCCTCCCGTATCATGCCCAGGGAAGATGAAGATGTCTCGGCACTGGTGGCGGAGCGGTTTGTTGCCGAGGGGGTTGATCTGCGGGTTGACCACAAGCCGCTCTCCTTTGGTTGTGATGAGCGGGGTAAGTGGCTGGTGGCCGAACACCGGGGTGAAGAGGTGCGTATCGAGTTTGACCAGCTCCTGATGGCGGTGGGCCGCAAGGCCAATACCAGCGGGTTCGGGCTGGAGAATCTGGATATCCCCCTCACCCGACAGGGCACCCTCGAGGTGAATGAGTACCTCCAGACCCGCTACCCCAATATCTTTGCCTGTGGCGATGTGGCCGGTCCCTATCAGTTTACCCACGCCGCCAGCCATCAGGCCTGGTACGCCACGGTGAATGCGCTGTTTGGTCGCTGGTGGAAGTTCAAGGTGGATTACTCGGTGATTCCCTGGGCCACCTTCTGCGACCCGGAGGTGGCGCGGGTGGGGTTGAATGAGCAGGAGGCACGGGAACGGGGGGTTTCCTATGAGGTCACCCGCTACGATATCTCCGACCTGGACCGGGCGATTGCCGACGAGGCCGCCTACGGCTTTATCAAGGTGCTTACGGTTCCCGGGCGAGACCGTATCCTGGGGGTCACCATCGTTGGTTACCACGCTGCCGAGCTGATCACCGAGTACGTGAGCGCGATGAAGCAGCGGATCGGCCTCAATAAAATCCTCGGCACGATCCACATCTATCCGACACTTTCGGAAAGCAACAAGTTTGTTGCCGGGGAGTGGAAGCGGGCCCACGCTCCCCAGCGTTTACTCGAGTGGGTTGAGCGCTATCACCGTCGCCAGCGGGGTGGCTAGGCATTGCCCAGCAGCGCCTCAAGACGGGTAATCAACTGCTGCATCTCCGAATCGGTGCCGATGGTAATGCGCAGGTGGTTGTTGATGCGGGCTTTATTGAAGTAGCGCACGAGGATGCCACCCTCTTTCAGCTGCTGGTAGAGTTCGGCTGCGCTGTGCCGGGGGTGGCTGGCGAAGACAAAGTTGGCTTTGGAGGGGATTACTTCAAAACCCATCTGGCTGAGCGCCGTTGAACACCACTCGCGGGTGGCGATCACCTTGCGGCAGCTGGACTCGAAATGCTCCCGGTCCTCGATAGCCGCGGTCGCGCCCGCCAGGGCAGGTCGATCCAGGGGATAGGAGTTGAAGGAGTTTTTGATGCGTTCAAGCCCCTCGATCAACTCCCGGTTGCCCAGGGCGAAGCCCACCCGAATGCCTGCCAGT from Aestuariirhabdus litorea includes:
- a CDS encoding FAD-dependent oxidoreductase encodes the protein MSRSKWGVLVLLGVALALFFALDLRQYLTLDLFADLYRENPGTTRLLYFLVYVAVTAFSLPGAAVMTIVGGAVFGLWEGVVLVSFASTIGATLAFLISRTLLRDWVQQRFGTYLESINQGIKREGSFYLFTLRLIPAVPFFVINLVMGLTPMKVWRFFWVSQLGMLAGTLVYVNAGAQLGQVEELSVQGVMTPGLLASFLVLAFFPWMARALLGRVRQRALYRSYPRPERFDTNLVVIGAGSAGLVSSYIAAAVKARVSLVEKERMGGDCLNTGCVPSKALIRSARIKHYADNAAHYGLKVNSVAVDFPAVMERVQRVISKIEPHDSIERYSALGVDCVSGQATIKSPWQVEVNGTTINTRNIVIATGARPFVPPIPGLDTVGYLTSDTIWGLREQPGRLLVIGGGPIGCELAQAFSRLGSCVIQLDMASRIMPREDEDVSALVAERFVAEGVDLRVDHKPLSFGCDERGKWLVAEHRGEEVRIEFDQLLMAVGRKANTSGFGLENLDIPLTRQGTLEVNEYLQTRYPNIFACGDVAGPYQFTHAASHQAWYATVNALFGRWWKFKVDYSVIPWATFCDPEVARVGLNEQEARERGVSYEVTRYDISDLDRAIADEAAYGFIKVLTVPGRDRILGVTIVGYHAAELITEYVSAMKQRIGLNKILGTIHIYPTLSESNKFVAGEWKRAHAPQRLLEWVERYHRRQRGG